From one Coffea eugenioides isolate CCC68of chromosome 11, Ceug_1.0, whole genome shotgun sequence genomic stretch:
- the LOC113751213 gene encoding probable dolichyl-diphosphooligosaccharide--protein glycosyltransferase subunit 3B yields MAFTKAPIFVVLFLITLLPISTNSQDPSSDLLSQLESLQSQSPNGGVIHLIDSLLKRILSIPTHRPCTFLVFFDAQQLHSKPELSLPSLKSEFSLVSKSFLANNLPASNSKLFFFDIEFQESQSFFALFGVNSLPHIKLIRAEATDVKKDSVRINASDFSRLAESMAEFVEAKTKLSIGPIGRPSLISKKQLMFLIAVILISAPFLVKKVIYGNTLLHNKSIWMIGEIFVYFYSVSGSMHNIIRKMPMFLVDRNDPGKLVFFYQGSGMQLGAKGFAVGFLYTVVGLLLAFVTHVLVYVKNRNAQRLVMFISF; encoded by the coding sequence ATGGCCTTCACAAAAGCCCCAATCTTCGTCGTCCTCTTCCTCATCACCCTCCTCCCGATCTCCACCAATTCTCAAGACCCTAGTTCGGATTTGCTCTCGCAGCTCGAATCCCTCCAATCCCAGTCCCCCAATGGCGGCGTTATCCATCTCATTGATTCCCTCCTCAAACGGATTCTATCCATTCCAACTCATCGTCCCTGTACTTTCCTCGTCTTCTTCGACGCCCAACAACTCCACTCCAAACCCGAACTCTCCCTCCCTTCTCTCAAATCCGAGTTCTCCCTCGTCTCTAAATCCTTTTTAGCCAACAACCTTCCAGCTTCTAACTCAAAACTCTTCTTCTTCGACATCGAATTTCAAGAATCCCAGTCCTTTTTCGCCCTTTTCGGAGTAAATTCTCTGCCCCACATCAAACTTATCCGCGCTGAAGCCACCGATGTCAAGAAAGACTCCGTCCGGATAAATGCGTCAGATTTCTCGAGGCTCGCCGAATCCATGGCTGAATTTGTCGAGGCCAAAACGAAGCTGAGCATTGGGCCAATTGGTCGCCCTTCTTTGATTTCTAAGAAGCAATTGATGTTTCTCATTGCTGTTATTCTGATTTCGGCTCCATTCTTGGTGAAAAAAGTGATTTATGGGAACACCCTTTTGCACAATAAGAGTATTTGGATGATCGGAGAGATTTTCGTCTACTTTTACAGTGTCTCCGGTTCAATGCATAACATAATTAGGAAAATGCCCATGTTTTTGGTTGATAGGAATGACCCTGGGAAGTTGGTTTTCTTTTATCAGGGGTCTGGGATGCAGTTGGGAGCTAAAGGGTTCGCGGTTGGGTTCTTGTACACTGTGGTGGGATTGTTGCTGGCTTTTGTTACTCATGTTCTTGTCTATGTGAAGAATAGGAATGCTCAGAGGTTGGTGATGTTTATTTCCTTCTAG